Proteins encoded within one genomic window of Macaca thibetana thibetana isolate TM-01 chromosome 3, ASM2454274v1, whole genome shotgun sequence:
- the ZNF775 gene encoding zinc finger protein 775, producing the protein MEGGLAGDRTGAGLVMKVKQEKPERLLQILAPQVMLAEKDKENIFQQHPGLPPCQTMGRPRALGGQEESGSPRWAPPTEHDAGLAGRAPGSASGPLSPSLSAGEGHFVCLDCGKRFSWWSSLKIHQRTHTGEKPYLCGKCGKSFSQKPNLARHQRHHTGERPFCCPECARRFSQKQHLLKHQKTHSRPATHSCPECERCFRHQVGLRIHQRAHARDRQGSRAGLHELLRDAAARRACRLRPGPPRGRPEWAWLGLCQGWWGQPGARTAVSGPSGPGEPRQFICNECGKSFTWWSSLNIHQRIHTGERPYACPECGRRFSQKPNLTRHLRNHTGERPHPCPHCGRGFRQKQHLLKHLRTHLPGAQAAPCPSCGKSCRSRAALRAHQRAHAAAEPAVPAGEPGDQLQAEAIPGLAARPRSSQRSPGARDALWGRGRAGLTGPGEPRQFICNECGKSFSWWSALTIHQRIHTGERPYPCPECGRRFSQKPNLTRHRRNHTGERPYLCPACGRGFSQKQHLLKHQRVHRAAPACSPKEEAR; encoded by the coding sequence GAGCTGGGCTGGTGATGAAGGTCAAGCAGGAGAAGCCGGAGCGGCTGCTGCAGATACTGGCACCGCAGGTTATGCTTGCGGAGAAGGACAAGGAGAACATCTTCCAGCAGCACCCGGGCCTCCCGCCATGCCAGACCATGGGGCGGCCTCGAGCCCTGGGGGGACAGGAGGAGtctgggagtccaaggtgggcccCTCCCACTGAGCATGATGCGGGGCTGGCAGGCCGGGCTCCCGGGTCAGCCTCCGGTCCCCTGAGCCCCTCGCTTTCCGCCGGCGAGGGTCACTTTGTGTGCCTGGACTGCGGGAAGAGGTTCAGCTGGTGGTCGTCCCTGAAAATCCACCAGCGCACCCACACCGGGGAGAAGCCGTACCTCTGCGGCAAGTGTGGCAAGAGCTTCAGCCAGAAGCCGAACCTGGCGCGCCACCAGCGGCACCACACTGGTGAGCGACCCTTCTGCTGCCCCGAGTGCGCGCGGCGCTTCAGCCAGAAGCAGCACCTGCTGAAGCACCAGAAGACCCACTCCCGGCCCGCCACCCACTCGTGCCCCGAGTGCGAGCGTTGCTTCCGTCACCAGGTGGGCCTCCGCATCCACCAGCGCGCGCACGCCCGGGACCGCCAGGGCTCCCGCGCCGGCCTGCACGAGCTGCTTCGGGACGCGGCGGCGCGCAGGGCCTGTCGCCTGCGGCCGGGGCCGCCGCGGGGGCGCCCCGAGTGGGCCTGGCTGGGGCTCTGCCAGGGCTGGTGGGGCCAGCCTGGGGCCCGGACCGCGGTCTCCGGCCCCTCGGGGCCGGGCGAGCCGCGCCAGTTCATCTGCAACGAGTGTGGCAAGAGCTTCACCTGGTGGTCGTCGCTGAACATCCACCAGCGCATCCATACTGGCGAGCGGCCCTATGCGTGCCCCGAGTGCGGCCGCCGCTTCAGCCAGAAGCCCAACCTGACAAGGCACCTGCGCAACCACACGGGCGAGCGCCCGCACCCCTGCCCGCACTGCGGCCGCGGCTTCCGCCAGAAGCAGCACCTGCTCAAGCACCTGCGCACGCACCTGCCTGGCGCCCAGGCCGCGCCCTGCCCCAGCTGCGGTAAAAGCTGCCGCAGCCGCGCCGCACTGCGCGCCCACCAGCGCGCCCACGCTGCCGCTGAGCCCGCCGTTCCGGCCGGGGAACCGGGCGACCAGCTGCAGGCCGAGGCCATCCCAGGCTTGGCCGCGCGGCCGCGGAGCTCCCAACGGTCCCCAGGGGCCCGGGACGCGCTGTGGGGCCGGGGACGCGCGGGCCTCACCGGGCCTGGCGAGCCGCGCCAGTTCATCTGCAACGAGTGCGGCAAGAGCTTCTCGTGGTGGTCGGCGCTCACCATCCACCAGCGCATCCACACTGGCGAGCGGCCCTACCCGTGCCCCGAGTGCGGCCGCCGCTTCAGCCAGAAGCCCAATCTGACGCGGCACCGGCGCAACCACACAGGCGAGCGGCCCTACCTGTGTCCCGCCTGCGGCCGCGGCTTCAGCCAGAAGCAGCATCTGCTCAAGCACCAGCGTGTACATCGCGCGGCCCCTGCATGCAGCCCCAAGGAGGAGGCGCGCTAG
- the LOC126951630 gene encoding zinc finger protein LOC728743 homolog → MTELASSGGGSPAGDGEEGLGDERGLVIHHPAEEQPYRCLLCGQTFSQQPSLVRHQKAHAGSGRAAAFVCPECGKAFSVKHNLEVHQRTHTGERPFPCPECGRCFSLKQNLLTHQRIHSGEKPHQCAQCGRCFRESRFLLNHQRTHARMPAPHPRRPGVFGERRPYFCPRCGKSFAREGSLKTHQRSHGHGPEGQAAHLGRVL, encoded by the coding sequence ATGACCGAGCTGGCGTCCTCCGGGGGCGGGTCCCCTGCGGGGGACGGGGAGGAGGGTCTGGGGGACGAGCGAGGCCTGGTCATCCACCACCCTGCGGAGGAGCAGCCGTACCGCTGCCTGCTGTGCGGCCAGACCTTCTCGCAGCAGCCCAGCCTGGTGCGGCACCAGAAGGCACACGCCGGGTCGGGCCGCGCGGCTGCCTTCGTGTGCCCCGAGTGCGGCAAGGCCTTCAGCGTCAAGCACAACCTCGAGGTGCACCAGCGCACGCACACCGGGGAGCGGCCCTTTCCCTGCCCCGAGTGCGGCCGCTGCTTCAGTCTCAAGCAGAACCTGCTCACGCACCAGCGTATCCACAGCGGCGAGAAGCCGCACCAGTGTGCGCAGTGCGGCCGCTGCTTCCGCGAGTCGCGCTTCCTGCTCAACCACCAGCGCACCCACGCGCGCATGCCCGCGCCCCACCCGCGCCGCCCCGGCGTTTTCGGGGAGCGGCGGCCCTACTTCTGCCCCCGCTGCGGCAAGAGCTTCGCGCGCGAGGGCTCGCTCAAGACCCATCAGCGCAGCCACGGCCACGGGCCCGAGGGCCAGGCGGCCCACTTAGGACGCGTGCTATGA